CGGATTTTTTGGCATCATTTTTAAAAAGAATCTTGTTATGAAGATTATCTCCATGGATGTGATGAGCACGGGGGTTATCGCCTATTACGTGCTGATTGCATCACGAGATGGCTTATTCACACCTATTGTTTCAAAGGTCAAAAATGTCGCTTACTCCGATCCGGTTCCTCAGGCGGTGATATTGACGGCGATTGTGATCGGCTTGTCGATTCAAGCCTTAATGCTGGTTGGTGTCATGAAGTTGGCACGGGATAATCCGACATTGGAAAGCAACGAAATCGAGAAGAGCAATACCCCATGAGTACCATTACGATTGGATGGATCGCACTCCCGTTTTTTGTGGGGTTTGTCATTTATCTGTTCCCCAAATTTGACCGATATCTCGCACTGAGCACGGCTGTTGTTTCGGGCGGATACGCGCTACAACTGTTTGCCGAGCGACCCCTGAGACTGCAATTATTGGATAATTTTGGCGTCACATTAACGATAGATCAGTTAAGCGGCTATTTTATATTGACCAATGCGCTGGTAACAGCAGCAGTGATTCTCTACTGTTGGTACAGTGCTAAGACAGCTTTTTTTTATGCACAGACTATAATTCTGCATGGTAGTGTAAATGCCGCATTCGTCTGTTCAGATTTTATTAGTTTATACGTAGCCTTAGAGGTAATCAGTATTGCTGCGTTTCTGTTGATAGCTTATCCTCGGAGCGATCGCTCGATTTGGGTGGGTTTGCGCTATCTATTTGTCAGCAATGTGGCAATGCTGTTTTATTTAGTGGGCGCGGTGCTGGTTTATCAGACACATCATTCATTTGGTTTTGCAGGTTTGCGTGGAGCACCTCCAGAGGCACTAGCCCTGATTTTTCTGGGACTTTTGGTCAAGGGAGGTATTTTTGTATCGGGATTGTGGTTACCTTTGACTCACTCCGAATCGGAAACACCAGTGTCAGCCATGCTGTCGGGAATTGTGGTAAAGGCTGGTGTCTATCCACTGGTGCGTTGTGCTCTGTTTTTGGATGAGATTGATCCGATTGTCAGGATATTTGGAGTTGGAACGGCGCTTTTGGGAGTGTTCTATGCAGTCTTTGAAAAAGATACCAAGCGGATGCTGGCATTTCATACAGTTTCGCAGTTAGGCTTTATCCTTGCGGCACCTGGGGTGGGTGGCTTTTATGCGTTGACACACGGTTTGGTTAAATCGGCACTGTTTTTGATCGTAGGAGTTTTGCCGAGCCGAAATCTGAAGGAGTTGCAACAAAAGCCAATTGATACCTCAGTCTGGATTGCCTTGGTGATAGCTAGCTTCTCAATATCAGGCTTTCCTTTGTTGTCGGGTTTTGGGGCGAAAGTATTGACGACGAAAAATCTACTACCTTGGCAAGCGATCGCCATGAACATTGCAGCCCTGGGAACTGCCATATCGTTTGCCAAATTCATATTTCTACCCCATGAAAGACAAAAGAAACAAGAGGATGTAAAACCCGGTTTTTGGGCAGCGATGATCTTATTGATTGGTGGTTTGGTTTTAGCAAATGTTGTGTATTTCGAGGCTTATACCGTTGCAAATGTGATCAAACCACTGGCAATTATCGCCGTTGGCTGGTTGGCATATTTTTTGATGTTTCGACGTTCAGTCCTCAAGCTGCCGCGTCTACTTGAGCAATTTGAGCATCTAATCGGTGTGATGAGTTTGATGTTGATTCTGCTGTTCTGGATGGTATTTGCATGATTGGGTATTTGAATCTGATATTGCGGCTAGTCATCTGGTTTCTGCTCACCGCCAATTGGAGTGTGGCAAATATCATCATTGGCGTTAGTGTCGCACTTCTATTGCCACACAGACACAAAGCCGCAGGAGCATTAAAGGATTGGCTACGAGCGTTGGGTGAGGTGCTTGTGGCAATTCCCCAGGCATATATTGAGGCTTTTGAAATTATCCTCCGTCCGCATAATGAAGAAGATGTCACCCTAGAACGAGTTAAACCACGACGGACACCCGGACTCATATTTCTAGATATATTTCTGATTACATTTACGCCAAAGACAATCGTCTTGAAATACCACGAAGATGGCTGGTATGAAGTACACCGGGTTCGACGGAGGAAGAAGGCATGAACCTGAATTTCGTACTGATTGCAATGATTGTGGCTTTACTTATCCCTATTTACGAGGGATGTAAAGATAACAGTATCTGGCAGAAGATGTTGGCGTTTTCTAGTATTGCAACCAAAGCGTCAGTCATGATCCTGGTTGTATCCGTATTACGTGATGATTGGATGATCGGTGTTGTTGGGGTAATTATCCTGAGTGTGGGAAATGCCGCATTGATGCTGTTGGCACATGTACTGAAACGAATGAGTGATGTATCAAATTGGTGAGATATGATCAACCTGTTTAGCTATACCTGTATCGGCGTAGGCATCGTCTTCTGGTTTTGGGGAACTTCTCATCTGCTCGGCAAGCGATCGGTGTTATTCAAATTGCATAGTCTTTCGGTTGCGGATACGCTCGGATCTATGAGTGTAATCGTCGGGTTGCTTCTGAAGATACCCAGTGAATGGCCATTACTTATCCTTGCCATTATCTCCTTAGCGATTTGGAATACGATGCTGGGGTATGTGCTGGCATATTGTTCTAGTGGCGGAGGCAAAAATGAATGATACCTATGTCTATATCATAGTTGCTCTGCTGCCCTTGGCTGCGTCTATGGTGGTACTTCAGGTTAATCCATATCATGCTCTGGTAATTCGCGGCATCTTGGGAGCAGTGGCGGCATTGGTATATGTGGTTTTAGGGGCGGCGGATGTTGCTTTAACTGAAGCATTGGTAGGTACCATGCTCGCAATTACTCTCTACGCCATTGCGGTGCGTTCATCACTGGTTATGCGTCTTGGCGTACTTCAAGACGAATCAAGCGAGGCTGATGATAATCACTATTTTGGGCAACTGATGAATAACTTACGAACCATCTTTGGCAAACGCCATATGCGTCTTGAGTTAGTGCCATATACAAATACACAGGCTTTGCACCGGGCGCTGATGGACAAGGAAGTCCATGCGATTTGTACCCCATCAGAACACAGTCAGCAAGACAGCACAGTGTCTGGAGGCGAAAAGCAACCTTATCACACCACGACCAGGGTTCAACGCATTTATGACATTATCCAAAATGAACTTTCATCACCAGGGACAACCCTAATTTATGTAAGTACATCAGACTCTAGGGAGAAGCATCCATGAAATGGCTCTATATTATAGCAGGAATAGCGCTGTTTGTCAAAATGCTTGTCATCCCTAACCCAGCACCAGACTTGTCGATTTCTATCGTCGAGTCGATAGTACAAGATAGTGGGGTGCCTAATGCAGTTTCGGGTATCATTTTTAGGAACCGTCTGTACGACACTATCTATGAGGTGGTAGTATTTACGATCGCGATTTTAGGTGCCAATTTTTTGTTGGCAAATGAAAGGCCATCCTGCACAATCTATCAGTTCACAGATCAACCATCGATTGTTCTGGCACGTCTGGGGGCGACAATTGCCGCGTTGGTGGGTATCGAACTGGCAATTCGGGGGCATTTGAGTCCAGGTGGTGGTTTTGCGGCTGGGGTGGCGGGCGGAACGGCGATCGGGCTTGTAGCGATTACCTCTTCATCGGAGTGGATGCAGGCAATCTACAAGCGCTGGCACGCTGCTACATGGGAAAAGGTTTCGGTTCTGATTTTCATCATACTGGCAGCGATCACTTTGGCGGGAGTGGAATTACCGCACGGAGAGTTGGGCGCACTTGTCAGTGGTGGAGTTGTTCCCCTGCTCAACATTTTGGTTGCCATCAAAGTCGCATTGGGATCGTGGGCGGTGATTTTAGTTTTTATTCGTTATCGCGGATTGTTGTGAGAGGGGAGAAATCGGCATATTCCCAAGCGGTGACAAAGCGTTTTTGCACTGCTTGAGCTTCTTTAGTTTTGCCTTGTGCCTCTAGACTTTTTGTCAGTCCAAATAACGACCAACCATTCTCAGGAAAGCGTTTCAAGTCTTCTCGATATGCAATCTCAGCTTCCTTAGGGCGATGAGCCTGAAGTAAAGTTGCTCCTAAAGCTTGACGAACTGGATAATGCCAAGGCGGTGGTTCGTCGTAGTTGAGTTTGTCTTCCAATGTGACTGCTGTTTTGAGATGAGCGATCGCATTGTTGTAATCACCCTGTTTAGCTGCAAGTTTACCTGCCAAAACTTCAGATGCAATGTTTAGCAAGCTGCTAGTAATATTAATATCCCAAATTGTTACTGTTTTTAATGTCGAATCGGCAGCGATCGCTTTTAATTTTTCTAGTTCCTGTTTTGCTTCTTTGAATTGAGCTTTGGCTGTAAAGGCAGTTCCCCGTGCATAATGCCAAACTCCCGTAGGATACTGCAAATCTTTGGCTGGGGCTGGCTGTGCGAGAATATCATCCCACTTACCAAAGCGAGTCTGGGTATAAAGCGGCATGGAATAGTAATGCTGTAGTGTTCCATATCCAGGTTCGCGCATCTTCTTTTCATCTGCCATCGCTGCGGTATCGCGAGCAGCTTGCATTGCTAATTTTTGGTTTCCTGCCATCGTGGCAGCAGCCCACAGAAAATGGTGATTATGCGGCATATACGCTAGAGGATACATACCTTGTTTGTGGCATTGGGTGGTATATGCTTTATCTGCGGCAATGGCTTTTTGGTTGGCAATAGCAGCATCATGATAGCGTCCGACACGAATGTAGATGTGGGAAGGCATATGCACGAGGTGTCCAGCACCCGGTACTAAATTGCCCAGGCGATCGGCTGCTGCTATACCCAGTTCAGGTTTTACAGCCTCAACTGCGTGAATATACAAGTGATTTGCCCCAGGATGGTTAGGATTACGTCTTAATACTGAGTCTAATGTAGTGAGAATTTCTCGTGTTTCCGGCTTTGGTTCACCGTTTTCTTGCCAGTAATTCCAAGGCATGGTGTCCATTAGTGCTTCAGCAAACAAAGTGGCAGCATCTAAGTCATCCGGATAACTTTTTGCTACCTCTCGCATTGCTTTTGCATAAGCAATTTCAAGAGACTTACGGTCTTTGACAGGTTTTTGCGAATAACGCTTTGCTAAAGCCTGAATGTAAGCCTGCTCCATCTTACTAGCTTTTTCACTTAATTTTACTGCTTTTTGCAGTGCTTCCCACGCCACAGACACAGCTTCATCATCCATAGCAGCGTTGATGTTTGAGCCAAGCACGAGAGCAGTTCCCCAATTACAAATTGCACAGTCGGGATCGAGCCTAGCTGCTTCCCGGAAAGAACGTTCAGCCTCAGCATGGTTAAAACCGTAAGCTAGAATTAACCCTTGGTCAAAGTAACGCTGGGCAAGTGGCGATTTTGTAGAAATGGGATGATGATACTTGCCAAGATTATCAAACAACGGTGCAGCACTAGCCTCTGTCGCAGCACTATATTTATATTGTAGAAACAGACTTGATAGTCCAAAAGTTACAATTAGAACCAACGTAAATAGGATGCGGTACATTTTTATATCCTCCGCAAGTAATGAAGTTTGTTTAGGTTGTCAGATATGGTTTTATTTAAACTTCATTTTCAATCCTATTGATTCTTGAAAAAGACTAAAAGGCATTGGGTACTGGTGATTAGGGACTGGGAAGAAGA
This Chlorogloeopsis sp. ULAP01 DNA region includes the following protein-coding sequences:
- a CDS encoding cation:proton antiporter subunit C; the encoded protein is MLEACVFATILCGFFGIIFKKNLVMKIISMDVMSTGVIAYYVLIASRDGLFTPIVSKVKNVAYSDPVPQAVILTAIVIGLSIQALMLVGVMKLARDNPTLESNEIEKSNTP
- a CDS encoding cation:proton antiporter; its protein translation is MSTITIGWIALPFFVGFVIYLFPKFDRYLALSTAVVSGGYALQLFAERPLRLQLLDNFGVTLTIDQLSGYFILTNALVTAAVILYCWYSAKTAFFYAQTIILHGSVNAAFVCSDFISLYVALEVISIAAFLLIAYPRSDRSIWVGLRYLFVSNVAMLFYLVGAVLVYQTHHSFGFAGLRGAPPEALALIFLGLLVKGGIFVSGLWLPLTHSESETPVSAMLSGIVVKAGVYPLVRCALFLDEIDPIVRIFGVGTALLGVFYAVFEKDTKRMLAFHTVSQLGFILAAPGVGGFYALTHGLVKSALFLIVGVLPSRNLKELQQKPIDTSVWIALVIASFSISGFPLLSGFGAKVLTTKNLLPWQAIAMNIAALGTAISFAKFIFLPHERQKKQEDVKPGFWAAMILLIGGLVLANVVYFEAYTVANVIKPLAIIAVGWLAYFLMFRRSVLKLPRLLEQFEHLIGVMSLMLILLFWMVFA
- a CDS encoding Na+/H+ antiporter subunit E encodes the protein MIGYLNLILRLVIWFLLTANWSVANIIIGVSVALLLPHRHKAAGALKDWLRALGEVLVAIPQAYIEAFEIILRPHNEEDVTLERVKPRRTPGLIFLDIFLITFTPKTIVLKYHEDGWYEVHRVRRRKKA
- a CDS encoding monovalent cation/H(+) antiporter subunit G — protein: MINLFSYTCIGVGIVFWFWGTSHLLGKRSVLFKLHSLSVADTLGSMSVIVGLLLKIPSEWPLLILAIISLAIWNTMLGYVLAYCSSGGGKNE
- a CDS encoding DUF4040 domain-containing protein, translating into MNDTYVYIIVALLPLAASMVVLQVNPYHALVIRGILGAVAALVYVVLGAADVALTEALVGTMLAITLYAIAVRSSLVMRLGVLQDESSEADDNHYFGQLMNNLRTIFGKRHMRLELVPYTNTQALHRALMDKEVHAICTPSEHSQQDSTVSGGEKQPYHTTTRVQRIYDIIQNELSSPGTTLIYVSTSDSREKHP
- a CDS encoding Na(+)/H(+) antiporter subunit B yields the protein MKWLYIIAGIALFVKMLVIPNPAPDLSISIVESIVQDSGVPNAVSGIIFRNRLYDTIYEVVVFTIAILGANFLLANERPSCTIYQFTDQPSIVLARLGATIAALVGIELAIRGHLSPGGGFAAGVAGGTAIGLVAITSSSEWMQAIYKRWHAATWEKVSVLIFIILAAITLAGVELPHGELGALVSGGVVPLLNILVAIKVALGSWAVILVFIRYRGLL